In Streptomyces sp. NBC_01231, the sequence TCCGCTGGCTGCTCTTCGAGGAGGAGTACTACGCGGCGGGCGCGCCGGGCCGGGTCGGCCAGAACGGCGTCAGCCTGCTCGCGCCGACCCTCTTCGACCACGGCACCGAGGACCAACGCGCGCGCGTGCTGCCGCCCATGGCCACCGGCGAGGTGGTCTGGGCGCAGGCCTGGTCGGAGCCGGAGGCGGGGTCGGATCTGGCGTCGCTGCGGTCGAGAGCCGTCCGCACCGCCGGAGGCTGGCTGCTGTCCGGCCAGAAGACCTGGTCCTCGCGGGCTGCGTTCGCCGACCGCGCGTTCGGCCTGTTCCGCAGCGACCCGCAGCCGGCCAAGCCGCACCAGGGACTGACCTACGTGATGTTCGACCTGCGGGCGCCGGGCGTCACCGTCCGCCCCATCCGCCGCCTCGACGGCAGACCCGCCTTCGCCGAACTCTTCCTGGACGAGGTGTTCGTGCCCGACGAGGACGTGATCGGCGAACCCGGTCAGGGCTGGCGGGTGGCGATGTCCACGGCGGGCAACGAGCGCGGGCTCACGCTGCGCTCCCCCGGCCGCTTCCTGGCGGGCGCCGGCCGGCTGTGCGCGCTGTGGCGGGCCCAGGGCAGCCCGGACGCCGTGCGGCATCGTGTGGCCGACGCGCTGATCGGCGCCCGCGCCTACCAGCTCTTCACCTACGCGGCCGCCTCCCGACACCTCGACGGAGCGGTCCTCGGCCCGGAGTCCAGCCTGAACAAGGTGTTCTGGTCGGAGTACGACATCGCACTCACCGAGACGGCCCTCGACATCCTGGACGCGGCGGACGAGCCGGCCGACACAGAGTGGGCCGAGCGCTATGTGTTCGCCCTGGCCGGCCCCATCTACGCGGGCACGAACGAGATCCAGCGCGACATCATCGCCGAACGCCTGCTGGGCCTGCCGAAGGGACGCCGGTGATGCGGTTCCTCCCGAGCACCGAACAACGTGCCTTCGCCGACTCCCTGACCGCCCTGCTGACGGCCGCCGACACCCCGTCCGTCGTACGGGACTGGAGTCGCGGCGACCAGACGGGCGGACGCGCGCTGTGGTCCCGTCTCACCGAGGCGGGCGTCTTCGCCCTGGCGGTCCCGGAGGGGTACGAGGGGATGGGGCCGCGGCCCGTCGAACTCGCCGTCGCCTTCGTGGAGTTGGGGCGGCACGCGGTGCCGGGGCCGTTGGTGGAGACGGTGACGGCGGCGACGCTGCTCGCGGCGCTGG encodes:
- a CDS encoding acyl-CoA dehydrogenase family protein; its protein translation is MDLAFTQEEEAFRAEARTWLNAHVPSTPLPSLETEEGFAAHRAWEAELAADRWSVVDWPAVYGGRDAGLVRWLLFEEEYYAAGAPGRVGQNGVSLLAPTLFDHGTEDQRARVLPPMATGEVVWAQAWSEPEAGSDLASLRSRAVRTAGGWLLSGQKTWSSRAAFADRAFGLFRSDPQPAKPHQGLTYVMFDLRAPGVTVRPIRRLDGRPAFAELFLDEVFVPDEDVIGEPGQGWRVAMSTAGNERGLTLRSPGRFLAGAGRLCALWRAQGSPDAVRHRVADALIGARAYQLFTYAAASRHLDGAVLGPESSLNKVFWSEYDIALTETALDILDAADEPADTEWAERYVFALAGPIYAGTNEIQRDIIAERLLGLPKGRR